From the genome of Spinacia oleracea cultivar Varoflay chromosome 2, BTI_SOV_V1, whole genome shotgun sequence, one region includes:
- the LOC130467709 gene encoding uncharacterized protein: MTTGEMTIAEMKAAYEKAQAELAQERASNETLQKELESVKSNKHQSRYKGGKPKKLTFEMPDDFEDVTDDEEETREEEDKEAPDPVTQRLNKMDARMTKHYSRLMKLMTRFPGAPTPVETEPTDGYAASPFCEAIARVTVPHTLRLPTWTTLYDGTSDPYRHVNFYKQRMWQIGIPHDLVEPVMCKSFGGTLDGAALEWLTNVPPRSISCLSDLINAFYQQFASSRQLEKQTSDLYRLVQGPTESVRDYFNRFNCEKIGIKNCDVRTAIEAFKRGLIPNSELYREITKYPCATFEEVRSRATAQMRIEDDEVIRTASQRSTGGSNDRRSYTPRNNNWRHQPYVRQKQVQSVNQYYDTNNVYRNERVEHPNISDYGFNVDIGGVVNALQNVGGTVRWPRKNDRPDSMKDMSKWCDFHRDNGHTTEECISLRKEVAYLLKRGHLKELLSDKGKETFSKEQTTLPGPATSSERPEPPPFKKVVNVISGGSDICGLTSSAAKKINRGESETVEEGQTEDEVALHRSLTAMAITFDDSDSVDTQREHHDGLVISLPIGNALIKRILVDNGSSANVLFLEALQEMGLEEKNIVRRSTVLVGFSGEALRTVGEISLPTYAEGVNMMTKFNVVDCPSAYNVILGRPWIHKMKAVPSTYHQSIKFPTKWGVMEIKGQQRDAKKCYETALKPSKSPI; encoded by the coding sequence ATGACTACTGGAGAGATGACGATCGCAGAGATGAAGGCGGCTTACGAGAAAGCCCAAGCCGAACTAGCCCAAGAGAGGGCATCCAACGAAACCCTCCAGAAAGAGCTCGAATCTGTAAAGAGCAACAAGCACCAGTCCCGCTACAAAGGTGGGAAGCCAAAAAAGCTAACGTTCGAGATGCCCGATGACTTTGAAGACGTGACCGACGATGAGGAGGAAACCCGCGAGGAAGAAGACAAAGAAGCTCCCGATCCGGTGACCCAACGCCTGAACAAGATGGATGCACGCATGACAAAGCACTATTCCCGCCTGATGAAGTTGATGACCAGGTTCCCCGGGGCACCTACACCAGTGGAGACCGAGCCGACCGACGGATATGCCGCGTCGCCGTTCTGCGAAGCGATCGCTAGAGTGACGGTTCCACACACACTCCGGCTCCCAACCTGGACCACCCTGTACGACGGGACATCCGACCCCTATAGGCACGTCAACTTCTACAAGCAGCGCATGTGGCAGATCGGGATTCCGCACGACCTAGTGGAACCTGTTATGTGCAAATCATTCGGTGGCACCCTCGATGGAGCAGCGTTGGAATGGCTCACGAACGTCCCTCCCAGATCCATCTCCTGTCTGTCCGACCTCATCAACGCCTTCTACCAACAATTCGCCAGCAGTCGCCAGTTAGAAAAACAAACCAGTGATCTCTATCGGTTGGTTCAAGGGCCAACCGAATCGGTACGCGATTATTTCAaccgttttaattgtgaaaaaattggtATAAAAAATTGTGATGTCAGGACTGCTATTGAGGCGTTCAAGAGAGGCCTCATCCCCAATTCGGAGCTATACCGGGAaataaccaaatacccctgtgCAACTTTCGAAGAGGTGCGATCAAGGGCCACCGCCCAGATGCGAATCGAAGACGACGAGGTTATCCGAACAGCATCTCAACGATCGACGGGGGGCAGCAACGACAGAAGATCGTACACCCCAAGGAACAACAATTGGCGACACCAACCGTATGTTCGGCAAAAGCAGGTACAAAGTGTCAATCAGTATTATGATACTAACAATGTTTACAGGAACGAGCGGGTCGAACACCCCAACATCTCCGACTACGGCTTCAACGTCGACATTGGAGGTGTGGTGAACGCCCTTCAAAATGTAGGTGGAACAGTCAGATGGCCCCGGAAGAACGACAGACCGGACTCCATGAAGGACATGAGCAAATGGTGCGACTTCCACCGCGACAACGGACACACAACCGAGGAGTGCATCTCCCTCCGAAAGGAAGTCGCATACCTCCTGAAACGGGGGCATCTAAAGGAACTGTTGAGCGACAAGGGAAAAGAAACATTTTCCAAAGAGCAAACCACCCTGCCCGGCCCAGCGACAAGCAGCGAGCGACCAGAACCACCACCGTTCAAAAAAGTGGTAAATGTTATTTCCGGTGGTTCAGATATTTGTGGACTAACCtcttctgcagctaaaaaaATTAACAGGGGAGAATCTGAGACCGTAGAAGAGGGGCAAACCGAAGACGAGGTCGCACTACACAGGTCCCTGACCGCAATGGCTATTACTTTCGACGATTCAGATTCCGTAGATACACAGCGGGAGCACCACGACGGGTTGGTAATATCGCTCCCTATAGGAAACGCATTGATCAAAAGGATACTGGTCGACAACGGAAGCTCAGCCAACGTACTGTTCTTGGaagcactacaagaaatgggATTAGAAGAGAAAAACATAGTAAGGAGATCAACAGTCCTGGTAGGGTTCAGTGGAGAAGCACTACGGACGGTAGGAGAGATATCGCTGCCTACATACGCAGAAGGCGTCAACATGATGACCAAGTTCAACGTCGTCGATTGTCCATCAGCGTACAACGTCATCCTAGGACgaccatggatccacaaaatgaagGCAGTGCCATCAACATATCAccaatcaatcaaatttccaacCAAGTGGGGggtcatggaaatcaaagggCAGCAAAGGGATGCGAAGAAATGTTACGAGACAGCACTGAAACCATCCAAGTCACccatctag
- the LOC110782092 gene encoding antiviral protein MAP isoform X1 produces the protein MKAVAAAICVWWYILTIVVVTPSLAVEVIATADDCGQTLGYFGSVGFEIEKGLTNIKCYSNFLTRLRNKIEAPGVRICGLPTTQNLPSTNTDFITIDLKISNTEWVSVGIDPKDLYVWGYQDKVNGQLRSNFLNDATQRARDHLFPNAVISRTTNFGGNYNSLVRYSNVNITSLSLSMYKLRESIQDVYGKPSNELNTPKEAEFFMRVVQMVSEAARFKFIEKAIVDGDTSKDTKYKLAGYLNDWSKISKAIYKANSVTVNPCTTFQETLVVGNLEYKVYFDKVNDVKFEMAILLYTDVTIATTPNHDEDDDRFNLLRRRPFLKSAVVM, from the coding sequence ATGAAGGCGGTGGCAGCAGCAATATGTGTTTGGTGGTACATATTGACGATAGTGGTTGTTACGCCTTCTTTGGCGGTCGAAGTCATTGCGACAGCCGACGATTGTGGCCAAACACTAGGCTACTTCGGCAGCGTAGGATTCGAAATAGAAAAGGGTCTCACCAACATTAAATGCTACTCAAATTTCCTAACAAGACTACGTAATAAAATCGAAGCACCCGGAGTTCGAATTTGCGGTTTACCAACAACACAAAACCTTCCATCAACAAATACCGATTTTATTACCATCGACCTTAAAATCAGCAACACAGAATGGGTTAGCGTCGGAATAGACCCCAAAGATTTATACGTTTGGGGATACCAAGACAAAGTCAACGGTCAACTTCGGTCTAATTTCCTCAACGACGCAACTCAACGAGCAAGAGATCATCTTTTCCCTAACGCAGTTATAAGTAGAACCACTAATTTCGGAGGTAACTATAATTCACTCGTTAGATATTCTAATGTAAATATAACATCACTTTCATTGTCGATGTATAAGTTAAGAGAAAGCATCCAAGATGTGTATGGAAAACCATCAAACGAGCTAAACACCCCTAAAGAAGCTGAATTCTTTATGAGGGTTGTTCAAATGGTTTCGGAGGCGGCTCGATTCAAGTTCATTGAGAAAGCCATTGTAGATGGGGATACTTCAAAGGATACTAAGTATAAATTAGCAGGTTACTTGAATGATTGGTCTAAAATTTCAAAGGCAATTTATAAAGCAAATTCGGTGACTGTTAATCCGTGTACTACTTTTCAGGAAACTCTTGTAGTTGGGAATCTTGAGTATAAAGTTTACTTTGATAAAGTAAATGATGTCAAATTTGAGATGGCAATTCTCTTGTATACGGATGTTACTATAGCTACAACACCAAACcatgatgaagatgatgatcgTTTTAATCTTCTCCGTCGTCGTCCATTTCTTAAATCGGCGGTGGTTATGTGA
- the LOC130467710 gene encoding uncharacterized protein: MGRSKSVVARGKGESGSTRVKSLNPIYSTVVDPVAFVELAGLPPSAEVKIPGSDEEAFDCPEGYVVMYEYPFTIGFKFPFTPLVRSFIEVFHLSPGQLMPQIWRVFTVVHGVTADWRTPFDLSDLMYSYDLALQKCCRYTLVTKKGKTNLGVGLGVNDRGWQSRFVFVGKDSLGDKGRFLVEGWTMEVVKGSSLTELNADSEDKYRKFLGYSVEDRSFSRDGEFLDEQAVDRSGDVAEEEEIDEGSGQLTRRRKRLDLLEEVVANSSSAEGEVGDMADNSEHTLSSRPVSRMSQSEIQERARKRLRSSSTSGGRGMTVVPRFSAIGSSAETPVVIGAEGFHPIASSSPPQPFKASSAAVDVSKVSTSSAKKRPVETDPVEDTVITLPPSFLGDEEASVIWPFADRLILPTTYRRYHEVDPLPVASDAAELSLRASQAALAVRRQCSLLCDEVTNVRQLAATAKKAAASWEAKWKAAEKKVVDLAAVIKAKGDQLKGKDKQLADVAKDLEKVKEELTSTTEELDGLRSLYDALQEEAKDVEALAIWRTRAQMMYSCLIGETSLWPCQKEVDDYLANGGTMADLSVPVVDPEELAKTADTASTEATEVDAALLVVSAPVPDQEGEVLAVGCEEEALAVVSQDETVDVASVEVPVVPPEQEPEQEVVVSTQEEGMY, encoded by the exons aTGGGTAGATCTAAGTCGGTTGTAGCGAGAGGAAAGGGGGAGTCGGGTTCCACTCGGGTTAAGTCCCTTAACCCTATATATTCTACTGTGGTGGATCCGGTGGCTTTTGTTGAACTTGCTGGTTTGCCGCCGTCGGCGGAAGTGAAGATTCCCGGCTCGGATGAGGAAGCCTTTGATTGTCCAGAGGGGTATGTGGTTATGTATGAGTATCCGTTCACAATTGGCTTCAAATTTCCTTTCACTCCTCTAGTTAGGTCCTTTATCGAGGTTTTCCATTTGAGTCCGGGTCAGTTGATGCCCCAGATATGGCGGGTTTTCACGGTGGTGCATGGAGTTACTGCGGACTGGCGTACGCCGTTTGACCTGTCTGATTTGATGTACTCTTACGACCTAGCACTGCAGAAGTGTTGTAGGTATACCTTGGTTACGAAGAAGGGGAAGACGAACTTAGGTGTTGGTTTAGGTGTGAACGACAGGGGTTGGCAGAGTCGTTTTGTCTTTGTAGGCAAAGATTCTCTGGGAGATAAAGGGCGGTTTCTGGTCGAGGGATGGACGATGGAAG ttgtcaaggggtcgtcgttgactgagttgaacgctGATTCTGAGGATAAGTATCGGAAGTTCTTGGGTTATTCTGTCGAGGATAGGTCTTTCAGTCGCGACGGAGAGTTTTTAGACGAGCAGGCGGTGGACCGGTCAGGCGACGTCGCCGAGGAGGAGGAGATAGACGAGGGATCAGGTCAACTGACTCGTCGTCGGAAAAGGTTGGATTTGCTTGAGGAGGTAGTGGCAAACTCGTCGTCCGCCGAAGGTGAAGTAGGTGATATGGCTGACAACTCAG AGCATACTCTTTCGTCTCGGCCTGTGTCGAGGATGTCTCAGAGTGAGATTCAGGAGCGTGCGAGGAAGCGACTTAGGTCGTCCTCGACTTCTGGTGGACGGGGTATGACGGTTGTACCTCGGTTTTCTGCGATAGGTTCATCGGCCGAGACGCCTGTCGTCATAGGAGCCGAAGGCTTTCATCCGATTGCTTCGTCGTCGCCTCCACAGCCGTTCAAGGCGTCGTCTGCTGCTGTCGACGTTAGTAAAGTGTCTACTTCATCGGCCAAGAAGCGACCTGTCGAGACGGATCCTGTCGAGGATACGGTTATCACTTTGCCCCCAAGCTTCTTGGGTGATGAAGAGGCGTCGGTTATATGGCCTTTCGCTGATCGCTTGATCTTGCCTACGACGTATCGACGATACCACGAGGTGGATCCTCTTCCTGTCGCGTCGGACGCCGCTGAGCTTAGTCTGCGG GCGTCGCAGGCTGCCTTGGCCGTGCGTAGGCAGTGTTCGTTGCTGTGCGACGAGGTGACGAATGTAAGGCAGCTGGCGGCGACGGCGAAGAAGGCGGCCGCATCGTGGGAAGCGAAGTGGAAAGCTGCTGAGAAGAAGGTTGTGGATCTTGCTGCGGTGATTAAGGCCAAGGGTGATCAATTGAAGGGTAAGGATAAGCAGTTAGCCGACGTGGCTAAAGATCTGGAGAAAGTGAAGGAGGAGTTGACCTCGACGACAGAGGAATTGGATGGATTGAGGAGCTTGTACGACGCCCTGCAGGAGGAGGCGAAGGACGTCGAGGCTCTTGCTATATGGAGGACGCGGGCGCAGATGATGTATTCCTGCCTGATTGGGGAGACTAGCCTTTGGCCGTGCCAAAAGGAGGTGGATGACTATCTGGCTAACGGCGGTACCATGGCTGACCTGTCGGTGCCCGTGGTGGATCCGGAGGAGTTGGCGAAGACGGCTGACACTGCTAGTACTGAGGCGACGGAGGTGGATGCTGCTTTGTTGGTGGTGAGTGCGCCTGTTCCGGACCAAGAGGGGGAGGTTTTAGCTGTTGGGTGCGAAGAGGAGGCCCTTGCCGTCGTTTCTCAAGACGAGACGGTGGACGTGGCGTCGGTGGAGGTGCCAGTCGTGCCCCCAGAGCAAGAGCCGGAGCAGGAAGTCGTGGTTTCTACTCAGGAAGAAGGGATGTATTAG
- the LOC110782092 gene encoding antiviral protein MAP isoform X2 — translation MKAVAAAICVWWYILTIVVVTPSLAVEVIATADDCGQTLGYFGSVGFEIEKGLTNIKCYSNFLTRLRNKIEAPGVRICGLPTTQNLPSTNTDFITIDLKISNTEWVSVGIDPKDLYVWGYQDKVNGQLRSNFLNDATQRARDHLFPNAVISRTTNFGGNYNSLVRYSNVNITSLSLSMYKLRESIQDVYGKPSNELNTPKEAEFFMRVVQMVSEAARFKFIEKAIVDGDTSKDTKYKLAGNSCSWES, via the exons ATGAAGGCGGTGGCAGCAGCAATATGTGTTTGGTGGTACATATTGACGATAGTGGTTGTTACGCCTTCTTTGGCGGTCGAAGTCATTGCGACAGCCGACGATTGTGGCCAAACACTAGGCTACTTCGGCAGCGTAGGATTCGAAATAGAAAAGGGTCTCACCAACATTAAATGCTACTCAAATTTCCTAACAAGACTACGTAATAAAATCGAAGCACCCGGAGTTCGAATTTGCGGTTTACCAACAACACAAAACCTTCCATCAACAAATACCGATTTTATTACCATCGACCTTAAAATCAGCAACACAGAATGGGTTAGCGTCGGAATAGACCCCAAAGATTTATACGTTTGGGGATACCAAGACAAAGTCAACGGTCAACTTCGGTCTAATTTCCTCAACGACGCAACTCAACGAGCAAGAGATCATCTTTTCCCTAACGCAGTTATAAGTAGAACCACTAATTTCGGAGGTAACTATAATTCACTCGTTAGATATTCTAATGTAAATATAACATCACTTTCATTGTCGATGTATAAGTTAAGAGAAAGCATCCAAGATGTGTATGGAAAACCATCAAACGAGCTAAACACCCCTAAAGAAGCTGAATTCTTTATGAGGGTTGTTCAAATGGTTTCGGAGGCGGCTCGATTCAAGTTCATTGAGAAAGCCATTGTAGATGGGGATACTTCAAAGGATACTAAGTATAAATTAGCAG GAAACTCTTGTAGTTGGGAATCTTGA
- the LOC110782198 gene encoding probable serine/threonine-protein kinase WNK6 translates to MSSSSDSQVAERDPTGQYVRYNEILGEGLWKKVYKGFDEVNGIEIAWNVVALTGRVLNSSFDLWHVIAEAKMMKLLDHKNIMKCYHFWLDCENSKLHLITEIFSSETLLHYICKHVPVNHTSIKNWCRQILNGLHYLHTRDPPIAHRDVKLMNVFVDGNSGTVKLGDFGMARLIEPESTVYTCCGTILYMAPEMFGGNYNEMVDIYAFGICVLQMITREKLHPECRNSEQIYAKIKAGIKPGILKKVRNPEIKQFLDMCFAPACFRYPAIELLNHPFLAVVRQAKSRLSQAELSLSQVTSAQVDGLMQLVKEIKCEDKIFKLQGSMKRNVIVPMSLSISYNVGVRGRIKVENKMKFEYPMGMETGNIDEFVKEKIATEVKLSSEDVAVVTEIIKELRTEILDLHHQELISEELDYNLGNFFDERRYAPLTFFEPIEDESEAENNGMLSCLGNLLSSVCSNP, encoded by the coding sequence ATGTCTTCGAGTAGTGATTCACAGGTTGCAGAGAGAGACCCAACAGGGCAATACGTAAGGTACAACGAGATATTAGGAGAAGGGTTATGGAAAAAAGTTTACAAAGGATTCGATGAGGTTAACGGTATAGAAATTGCTTGGAATGTGGTAGCTTTAACAGGTAGAGTATTAAACTCTTCTTTTGATCTTTGGCATGTGATTGCAGAAGCTAAAATGATGAAGTTGTTAGATCATAAAAACATAATGAAATGCTATCATTTTTGGCTTGATTGTGAAAACAGTAAACTTCACTTGATTACTGAAATTTTCTCTTCAGAGACTCTGTTACACTACATCTGCAAACATGTTCCTGTAAATCATACATCAATCAAGAATTGGTGTAGACAGATTCTAAACGGGTTGCATTATCTTCACACTCGTGATCCTCCGATTGCTCATCGTGATGTTAAGTTGATGAACGTCTTTGTTGATGGGAATTCTGGTACGGTTAAACTAGGTGATTTTGGTATGGCCAGGTTAATTGAACCAGAGAGTACTGTATACACTTGTTGTGGTACAATTCTGTACATGGCACCAGAAATGTTTGGAGGAAATTATAATGAGATGGTTGACATATATGCTTTTGGGATATGTGTATTACAGATGATCACTCGGGAAAAACTTCACCCAGAATGCAGAAACAGTGAACAGATCTACGCAAAGATTAAGGCTGGTATAAAGCCTGGCATACTAAAAAAAGTGAGAAATCCAGAGATTAAGCAGTTTCTTGATATGTGTTTTGCTCCTGCATGTTTTAGATACCCTGCAATTGAGCTTTTGAATCACCCGTTTCTTGCAGTTGTGAGACAAGCCAAGTCAAGGCTGAGTCAAGCCGAGTTAAGTCTGAGTCAAGTCACGAGTGCTCAGGTGGATGGGTTAATGCAGCTAGTGAAGGAGATTAAGTGTGAGGACAAGATATTCAAACTACAAGGAAGTATGAAGCGCAATGTTATTGTACCAATGAGTTTGAGTATTAGTTATAATGTTGGAGTTAGAGGTAGGATTAAGGTTGAAAATAAGATGAAGTTTGAGTACCCAATGGGAATGGAAACAGGTAACATTGATGAGTTTGTCAAGGAGAAGATTGCTACAGAAGTGAAGTTGTCAAGTGAAGATGTTGCAGTGGTTACTGAGATTATAAAAGAACTAAGAACAGAGATACTAGATCTGCATCATCAGGAGTTGATATCTGAGGAATTAGATTATAATCTTGGCAACTTTTTTGATGAGCGAAGATATGCGCCACTAACTTTCTTCGAGCCCATTGAAGATGAATCTGAGGCTGAGAATAATGGAATGCTGAGTTGCTTAGGGAACTTGCTGTCATCCGTTTGCAGCAACCCATAA
- the LOC110781956 gene encoding heavy metal-associated isoprenylated plant protein 41 — MVCIKKMMENEEDETEKWLNNEYSSFHQILLLGEGDFSFALSLSLSFASASNIVATSLDSYDSLIKKYKRAKSNLDLLEKLGASLIHEVDATKMKLHTDLKMRKFDRIIFNFPHAGFHGKEQNLHLINKHRRLVHDFFSNASGMLRPNGEIHVNHKTSAPFSHWNLEKLASQNSLLLIECVPFNIHDYPGYNNKRGDGLRCDEPFRLGKCSTFKFIFSPESKKMSTNHTRRDSKENLPHQIQRILFQEHNHETSFVPNHPINLFSSHLGSPVRDRFREDVAWVFDWYFTHVDETFGVREEMEGYHVYEGVRRGYDRYVKLASCRTSPDFIVFLEELHGLSLMRIERLKQSLEDMSHY; from the exons ATGGTGTGTATAAAGAAGATGATGGAAAACGAAGAAGACGAAACAGAGAAATGGTTGAACAACGAGTACTCATCTTTTCATCAAATACTGCTTTTGGGTGAAGGAGATTTCTCTTTTGCGTTGAGTTTGTCACTTTCGTTCGCTTCTGCTTCCAACATCGTCGCTACTTCACTTGACTCTTATg ATTCTTTGATAAAGAAGTACAAGAGAGCAAAATCAAACTTGGACTTGCTGGAAAAGCTAGGAGCTTCCCTTATACATGAGGTTGATGCAACTAAAATGAAGCTTCATACTGATCTCAAGATGAGGAAGTTTGATCGTATTATCTTCAACTTTCCCCATGCCGGCTTCCATGGAAAGGAACAGAACCTGCATCTCATCAA CAAGCACAGGAGGCTTGTACATGACTTTTTCAGCAATGCAAGTGGTATGCTGCGACCCAATGGTGAAATCCATGTTAACCACAAAACATCTGCTCCATTTTCTCACTGGAATCTCGAGAAACTTGCCTCTCAGAACTCGCTTTTACTGATCGAATGTGTTCCATTTAACATTCACGACTACCCTGGTTATAACAACAAGAGAGGAGATGGGTTGAGATGTGACGAGCCTTTTCGTTTAGGAAAATGCAGCACATTCAAGTTCATTTTCTCACCAGAGTCTAAGAAAATGTCCACTAATCACACTCGAAGGGACTCAAAGGAAAATCTTCCTCATCAAATACAGAGGATTCTGTTTCAAGAACACAATCATGAAACTAGTTTTGTTCCGAATCACCCAATTAATCTTTTCTCCAGCCATTTAGGATCTCCAGTCCGCGACAGGTTCAGAGAAGACGTTGCTTGGGTATTCGACTGGTATTTCACTCATGTGGATGAGACCTTTGGGGTACGCGAGGAAATGGAGGGCTACCATGTCTATGAAGGTGTAAGACGAGGCTATGACAGATACGTTAAGTTGGCTTCTTGTAGAACTTCACCCGACTTCATTGTTTTTCTAGAGGAGCTCCATGGTTTGAGTCTTATGAGGATTGAGAGGTTAAAGCAGAGTTTGGAAGATATGTCTCATTATTAG
- the LOC110782090 gene encoding uncharacterized protein At1g08160, with amino-acid sequence MSNHSEIMHSLPPPPQRQHNNNTTPNHFSISKQSVNLKSPRMNYSPAPFVRLLSNDPLLYQHRRTHPLVWCSAVLCLVFCLLVIFLGITTLIIFLVVKPKYPSFDVPNASLNVIYFDSPENFNGDFTLLANFTNPNRKITIKFDYLNVQLYFIDRLIATRALAPFSQRPGQARLEIIHLISSLVYLPPNPAVELQRQVQSNRVSYNIRGTFRVRAKVGIARFSYWLYARCQLQMTSPPSGILVARNCITKKDKNGGEH; translated from the coding sequence ATGTCTAATCACTCTGAAATAATGCATTCTCTTCCACCTCCTCCACAAAGACAACATAACAACAACACAACTCCaaaccatttttcaatatcaAAGCAATCAGTAAACCTTAAAAGTCCAAGAATGAATTACTCACCAGCGCCCTTTGTTAGGCTGTTAAGCAATGATCCTCTACTTTACCAGCATCGGCGGACCCATCCATTAGTTTGGTGCAGTGCGGTCCTTTGTCTCGTGTTCTGCCTCCTCGTAATCTTCTTAGGGATCACGACTCTGATCATCTTCCTAGTTGTCAAGCCAAAATACCCGTCATTTGATGTTCCCAACGCAAGCCTTAACGTCATCTACTTCGACTCGCCTGAAAACTTCAACGGCGACTTCACCCTGCTAGCAAATTTCACCAACCCAAATAGGAAAATCACTATTAAATTTGATTACCTGAATGTACAACTCTACTTCATTGACAGGCTAATAGCAACTCGAGCGTTGGCACCGTTTAGTCAAAGACCAGGACAAGCAAGGTTGGAGATCATTCACTTGATATCGAGTTTGGTTTATCTGCCACCCAATCCTGCAGTTGAGCTCCAAAGACAAGTACAGAGCAACAGAGTTAGCTATAATATCAGGGGGACTTTCAGGGTCAGAGCAAAAGTGGGAATCGCTCGCTTCTCATACTGGTTGTATGCAAGATGCCAATTACAGATGACCAGTCCACCTAGCGGAATTCTCGTAGCTAGAAATTGCATCAccaaaaaagataaaaatggTGGAGAACATTAA
- the LOC130467711 gene encoding uncharacterized protein At4g26485-like, with amino-acid sequence MDSEMLAYLIRKELVHQELVLGFLKSAYKMVGKKGEVHITHKTAHPFDRWNIEELGSEAGLYLVEEVEFDKWDYPGYSNKKGEGHGRYSQRSNRLRKSLKDRRIFITRLFSLQLLPRFSRESWTRSC; translated from the exons ATGGATAGCGAAATGTTAGCGTACTTGATCAGAAAAGAGTTGGTTCATCAAGAACTGGTTCTGGGTTTTCTGAAGAGCGCGTACAAGATGgtggggaagaaaggagaggtgCACATAACTCACAAGACAGCTCACCCTTTTGATCGATGGAATATTGAGGAGCTTGGTAGTGAAGCAGGTTTGTACTTGGTTGAAGAAGTTGAGTTTGATAAGTGGGATTATCCAGGGTATTCTAACAAGAAAGGTGAAGGCCATGGAA GGTATTCTCAACGGTCTAATCGGTTGAGAAAATCCCTCAAAGATAGGAGAATCTTCATCACACGTCTCTTCAGCCTTCAACTGCTTCCGCGCTTCTCGCGTGAGTCTTGGACTCGTTCTTGCTAG